A single region of the Gossypium arboreum isolate Shixiya-1 chromosome 12, ASM2569848v2, whole genome shotgun sequence genome encodes:
- the LOC108476985 gene encoding uncharacterized protein LOC108476985 has product MAAATALNLCRPWQSPPTHNQFITKPRPSIRPPITCYTANKSKREYTSVMIVPTGVGASIGGFAGDALPVARVLSSVVDCLISHPNVLNAAMLYWPMPNVMYVEGYALDRFAQGLWALQPVHQNKVGLVLDAGIEEHLRVRHLQVADATRASLGLPVVEYAVTDTPLEVEKWVNPTTGQSTGRIKHPDSLLRAVENLVKRSQVDAVAVVGRFPDDEVDDLDDYRLGIGIDTLAGVEAIISHLVVKEFQIPCAHAPALSPLPLTSSLSPKSAAEEIGYTFLPCVLAGLSNAPQYLVKNPESLAKGCILASDVDSVILPVDACGGDGALAFARSKRNKPLIICVEENETVLNDTADKLGIKVVRVSNYWEAIGVVAAHKAGIDPSSLRRNKIRNIQCLSDVQANGFAVSTASSVT; this is encoded by the exons ATGGCGGCAGCGACAGCTCTCAATCTATGCCGTCCGTGGCAATCGCCGCCGACTCATAATCAATTCATCACCAAACCACGACCGTCCATTCGGCCTCCTATCACCTGCTACACCGCTAACAAG TCGAAGAGGGAGTACACAAGCGTAATGATAGTGCCAACGGGAGTGGGGGCCAGCATCGGAGGATTTGCCGGTGATGCTCTGCCTGTTGCTCGGGTCTTATCCTCCGTCGTCGATTGTCTTATTTCACATCCTAAT gTTCTGAATGCAGCAATGTTATACTGGCCCATGCCTAATGTAATGTACGTTGAAGGTTATGCTCTGGACAGATTTGCGCAAGGCTTATGGGCTCTGCAACCTGTACATCAAAAcaag GTGGGATTGGTTCTTGATGCTGGAATAGAAGAGCATCTTCGGGTCCGCCATTTGCAAGTGGCTGATGCCACAAGGGCTTCCCTTGGATTGCCGGTTGTTGAGTATGCTGTCACTGACACCCCTTTAGAG GTGGAAAAGTGGGTCAATCCAACAACTGGGCAATCAACAGGCAGGATTAAACACCCTGATTCATTACTGCGGGCTGTTGAGAATTTAGTCAAACGATCGCAAGTGGATGCTGTTGCTGTTGTTGGGCGCTTTCCAGATGATGAAGTGGATGATCTGGATGACTATCGACTTGGAATT GGAATAGATACATTGGCCGGAGTAGAGGCAATAATAAGTCATCTTGTGGTGAAGGAATTTCAGATACCATGTGCACATGCGCCTGCACTATCTCCCCTTCCCTTGACCTCATCCCTTAGCCCAAAATCAGCTGCTGAGGAG ATAGGATACACATTTTTGCCATGTGTCCTTGCGGGACTTAGTAATGCACCACAGTACTTGGTTAAAAACCCTGAGTCCTTGGCAAAGGGTTGTATCTTGGCAAGTGATGTTGACAGTGTTATTCTGCCAGTAGATGCTTGTGGAGGAGATGGTGCTCTTGCTTTTGCTAGAAGCAAGAGAAATAAG CCTCTGATAATCTGTGTGGAGGAAAATGAAACAGTTCTAAATGATACTGCTGATAAACTTGGGATCAAAGTG GTCAGGGTCTCAAACTATTGGGAAGCTATAGGTGTTGTTGCAGCTCATAAGGCAGGAATTGACCCAAGTTCTCTTCGTAGAAACAAAATACGCAACATTCAGTGCTTGTCTGATGTTCAAGCTAATGGCTTTGCAGTTTCAACAGCCTCATCCGTCACATAA